From Pirellulales bacterium, the proteins below share one genomic window:
- a CDS encoding SOS response-associated peptidase family protein, whose amino-acid sequence ASASRNFRTICSGLCRVLRFVVIVKVSLPIGLKTFITTGSVFQQQANAPWYFQVNGGKPFAFAGIWERWDKGDKPLESCAILTTTPNELMAPIHDRLPVILSPTDYDAWLDSTMNDPEKLTYLYEPFPASEMSKYRVSAYVNKVGNKGKACMEPLTQ is encoded by the coding sequence CGCATCGGCATCGCGCAACTTCCGCACGATCTGCTCAGGACTATGCCGCGTCCTACGTTTCGTCGTCATTGTGAAAGTCTCCTTGCCCATCGGGCTAAAGACCTTCATAACAACTGGATCAGTTTTTCAACAGCAGGCCAACGCGCCCTGGTATTTTCAGGTAAACGGTGGTAAGCCGTTTGCCTTCGCTGGAATATGGGAGCGGTGGGACAAGGGAGACAAGCCGCTCGAATCGTGCGCCATTCTCACCACGACGCCTAATGAACTAATGGCCCCGATCCATGATCGACTGCCCGTTATCTTGTCGCCCACTGATTACGACGCCTGGCTGGATTCAACAATGAATGATCCGGAGAAACTGACCTACCTTTATGAACCGTTTCCAGCCAGTGAAATGTCCAAGTATCGAGTTAGCGCCTACGTCAACAAGGTCGGCAATAAAGGCAAGGCGTGCATGGAGCCGCTAACCCAATGA